In Halobacillus amylolyticus, the following proteins share a genomic window:
- a CDS encoding sigma-w pathway protein ysdB — protein MIIILFRLLLIIAVLFIIYTIYKFIINPRRKLDHARNKQEFYFHDAMKNTKQNFLITYRGLVFEGEKYLGTTEEAFEVVNISISAHHPEKLKGLERNDLYFLEEQVLMRYPYAKIEWKYPINRLNIQPIDDDL, from the coding sequence ATGATTATTATACTATTTCGGTTACTCTTAATTATAGCTGTACTCTTCATTATTTACACAATCTACAAGTTTATTATCAATCCAAGGCGAAAACTTGACCATGCCCGGAATAAACAGGAATTTTATTTTCACGACGCAATGAAAAATACGAAACAGAATTTTTTAATTACTTACAGAGGACTGGTCTTCGAAGGTGAAAAGTATCTCGGTACAACAGAGGAGGCTTTTGAAGTCGTCAATATAAGCATCTCCGCTCATCACCCGGAAAAGTTAAAGGGACTTGAGAGAAATGACTTATACTTTCTTGAAGAGCAAGTATTAATGAGGTATCCTTATGCCAAGATTGAATGGAAATACCCGATTAACCGTTTGAATATCCAGCCAATTGATGACGATTTGTGA
- a CDS encoding dUTP diphosphatase has protein sequence MNWEPFYHMQQQLDKHIESTHNLEAVDIVDNKILALLVEIGELANETRCFKFWSKKTASSKNIVLEEYVDGLHFILSLGLDLGIRYQTSTLNDVTNETQAFLTIFTTVENFKRKKDQASYTELFTAFLSLGEILGFQEEELQEAYKRKNEVNFKRQDEGY, from the coding sequence ATGAATTGGGAACCTTTTTATCACATGCAGCAGCAACTTGACAAACATATTGAATCGACACACAACCTCGAAGCTGTAGATATCGTTGATAATAAAATATTAGCGCTCTTGGTGGAAATTGGTGAATTAGCTAATGAAACGCGCTGTTTTAAATTTTGGAGCAAAAAAACGGCGAGTTCAAAAAACATTGTGCTTGAGGAATATGTAGATGGTTTGCACTTTATCTTATCCCTCGGTCTTGATCTTGGCATTCGCTATCAGACATCAACACTTAATGATGTCACAAACGAAACACAAGCTTTCCTTACTATTTTCACAACTGTCGAGAATTTTAAACGTAAAAAGGATCAAGCAAGCTATACCGAGTTGTTTACTGCCTTTTTATCCCTTGGAGAAATACTTGGATTCCAGGAAGAGGAATTACAAGAGGCTTATAAGCGTAAGAATGAAGTGAACTTTAAGAGGCAAGATGAAGGATATTAG
- a CDS encoding TVP38/TMEM64 family protein yields MAETSTAVLAWVEHQGVWAPLLFIGIHLLRPLLFLPVMLVCITGGLLFGPVAGTAYSVIGTLLSSLIFYRMIRFVPFGLKKMQAIYQKWNKRRSQLTVRQVAILRLIPFIHFHLLSYCLIEMSTDFKDYTKSSLLANFPLAVVYTSVGQWITLLSIPMLLVLSGVLAWACYMVRKKYEVMIWQDFFQPS; encoded by the coding sequence ATGGCCGAGACATCAACTGCCGTTCTGGCATGGGTAGAACATCAAGGAGTATGGGCACCGCTTTTATTTATTGGTATTCATTTGTTGCGACCCTTGTTATTTTTGCCGGTGATGCTCGTTTGTATAACGGGTGGTTTGCTTTTCGGGCCAGTTGCTGGCACTGCCTATTCAGTAATTGGAACCCTGTTGTCCAGTTTAATTTTTTACCGTATGATTCGTTTTGTTCCCTTTGGGCTGAAAAAAATGCAGGCTATCTATCAAAAGTGGAATAAGCGAAGATCGCAACTAACGGTGAGGCAAGTTGCCATTCTAAGGTTAATTCCTTTTATCCATTTTCACCTGTTATCGTATTGCCTGATTGAAATGAGTACAGATTTTAAAGATTATACGAAATCATCATTGCTGGCAAACTTTCCTTTGGCTGTCGTGTACACTTCTGTAGGACAGTGGATCACCTTGTTATCCATTCCGATGTTACTGGTATTATCAGGGGTTCTTGCATGGGCTTGTTATATGGTAAGAAAAAAATATGAAGTTATGATTTGGCAGGATTTTTTCCAGCCAAGCTAA
- a CDS encoding DUF1294 domain-containing protein, with product MEVIVYVVLGGSFFCNIALFFLMGYDKSKARKGQWRVKEKHLWLFALLGGSLGGVVGMRTFRHKTKHARFRFGWPVLAFLQVASLLTLVWFYFR from the coding sequence ATGGAAGTAATCGTATATGTTGTTTTAGGTGGGAGCTTTTTTTGCAATATCGCACTTTTCTTTTTAATGGGGTATGACAAAAGTAAGGCGAGAAAAGGGCAGTGGCGGGTGAAAGAAAAACACTTGTGGTTATTTGCTTTACTTGGAGGATCTTTAGGAGGGGTAGTGGGCATGCGAACTTTCCGCCACAAGACAAAACATGCCCGCTTCAGATTCGGTTGGCCCGTGCTAGCTTTCTTACAGGTTGCATCTCTACTGACACTTGTGTGGTTCTATTTCCGATAA